Proteins encoded in a region of the Synechococcus sp. BIOS-U3-1 genome:
- a CDS encoding DNA polymerase III subunit delta', with product MTEILFSELQGQPLAQRLLAAALKNSRLAPAYLFSGPDGVGRRLAALRFLEGLLGGGDSTPRERRRLEERNHPDLLWVEPTYNHQGRLIPRSEAESMGVSKRTPPQVRLEQIRELSRFLARQPLQSPRGLVILEQPEAMAEGAANALLKTLEEPGHGLLILLSAAPERLLTTIRSRCQQIRFTRLSEECMRSVLAQLPDGQGEQALALAATHPELLTLAGGSPGALLEHVRVWNSIPEELKQRLQTPPVTPLQALALARDVAEQLEGDQQLWMINWWQYYLWNASTQPERLKRLDRLRQHLLSFVQPRLAWEVALLNLIEV from the coding sequence TATTTGTTCAGTGGTCCTGATGGGGTGGGACGACGTCTTGCGGCACTCCGTTTTCTAGAAGGTTTGCTGGGGGGAGGTGACTCCACTCCGCGCGAACGCCGTCGTCTGGAAGAACGCAACCACCCTGACTTGCTTTGGGTGGAGCCCACCTACAACCATCAGGGTCGCTTGATCCCACGATCGGAAGCCGAGTCCATGGGCGTGAGCAAGCGGACGCCACCGCAGGTGCGATTGGAGCAGATCCGCGAGTTGAGCAGATTTCTGGCCCGTCAGCCCCTGCAATCGCCAAGAGGTTTAGTGATTTTGGAACAACCTGAGGCGATGGCGGAAGGCGCGGCCAATGCACTGCTGAAGACCCTTGAAGAGCCAGGGCACGGGCTGTTGATTCTGTTGTCCGCTGCACCGGAAAGACTCCTGACCACCATTCGCTCGCGATGTCAGCAGATCCGATTTACACGCCTTAGCGAGGAGTGCATGCGCTCAGTGCTTGCGCAATTGCCAGATGGACAAGGTGAGCAAGCACTCGCCCTGGCAGCCACTCACCCCGAGCTCCTGACCCTGGCAGGTGGATCACCTGGAGCCCTGCTGGAGCATGTGCGGGTCTGGAACAGCATTCCTGAGGAGCTGAAGCAAAGACTGCAAACCCCTCCAGTCACGCCCTTGCAAGCGCTTGCTTTGGCGCGAGATGTGGCGGAGCAGTTGGAAGGAGATCAGCAACTCTGGATGATCAACTGGTGGCAGTACTACCTCTGGAATGCATCCACTCAGCCTGAACGTCTTAAGAGGCTGGATCGTCTCCGCCAGCATTTGTTGTCGTTTGTGCAACCCAGGCTGGCCTGGGAGGTTGCACTGCTCAATCTGATTGAAGTTTGA